Below is a window of Vicinamibacteria bacterium DNA.
GGCTCAGGAATACCAACCATTTCGGGATCTTCGACGGTGTTCCGGGAACGAGCTCGCAGTTCGCGTCGCTTCAACGCCGGTTCGAGACCTATCTCGACTACGGCGCCATGCCGACCGTCACCGACCCCGAGCTGAGTCGCGACGATCGTATTGCCTGGCTCAACGACTACCAACGCACTTATCTCGAGCGAGACGTCACCGACCTCGCTTCGCTGCGCGACCTCGAGCCGTTCGTGGTCGCCCAGAGGGTCATCGCGTCGCGCACGGGTCGGCTCGTGAATTACAGCGACCTCGCGCGATCCGCAGGGATTGCCCCGGCAACGGCCCGCCGCTTTTTGCGGTATCTCGAGCTGAGCTACCAGGTGGTCAAGCTCTCGCCCTTTCACCGAAACGTCGAGAAGAGGCTTTCCAAGTCACCAAAGGTTCATTTCCTCGATCCCGGCATTCTGCGCGCGCTCTTGAATCACTGGGGCGAGCTCACCGGCGAAGAGTACGAGTCCGCGGTCGTCGCCGAAGTCTACAAACAAGTGCGCACCGCGCGGATCGCGACGGACGCGTACCACCTTCGAACTTACGACGATCGCGAGGTCGATCTGTTGCTGGAGCTCGAACATGGATTCGTCGCGTTCGAGATCAAGAAGACCCGACGCATCGCGCGAGCCGACCTGCGCTCGTTCCACGAGCTCGACGAAATCTTGGATAAACCCTTGCTCGCCGGTTTCGCGCTTTCGCAAGATCGAGACGTCCGTTTCATCGAAGATCGCATCCTCGCCCTTCCCGTCGCGTGGGCCCTCGGCCCGCCGGAGCGTGGGGACGTCAGCTAGAATGATGTATCAGAGTGGAGGGCAGTCCAAGGCGGCGAGCTCAGGGGACGCTTCCGCGGCGTCGTCGACAGGGACCCGCTCATAAGCCAATTCTCGGCGCCGACGAATCCCGAGATGGTCGGCGTAGTTTCGAG
It encodes the following:
- a CDS encoding ATP-binding protein; its protein translation is MFRNRAILPRLADRARSKLGRLIVLTGARQTGKTTLVRRAFPEWPYVSLEDPVVRPTYSRMSAAELEERYPTVVLDEVQKAPSLVETVKAAYDAYPQTRFILLGSSQILLLAKVRESLAGRAAIEELWPLTLPEMATESWDDSCRESRLVRWLRNTNHFGIFDGVPGTSSQFASLQRRFETYLDYGAMPTVTDPELSRDDRIAWLNDYQRTYLERDVTDLASLRDLEPFVVAQRVIASRTGRLVNYSDLARSAGIAPATARRFLRYLELSYQVVKLSPFHRNVEKRLSKSPKVHFLDPGILRALLNHWGELTGEEYESAVVAEVYKQVRTARIATDAYHLRTYDDREVDLLLELEHGFVAFEIKKTRRIARADLRSFHELDEILDKPLLAGFALSQDRDVRFIEDRILALPVAWALGPPERGDVS